GCGGCATTGTTCGGTCAAGCCTGCTTCGAATCCGGCATGGCGAAAAATACGTACGGCACCGGCTGCTTCATGCTGATGAATACCGGGGACCGGCCGGTCGAATCGAAATCCGGCCTGCTGACGACGATTGCCTGGGGGGTCGACGGAAAAGTCGAGTATGCGCTTGAAGGCAGCATTTTCATCGCGGGGGCGGCGATCCAGTGGCTGCGCGACGGGCTGAGACTGTTCGACTCCGCCGCCGATTCCGAGTATTATGCGAGCAAGGTTGACGATACGGACGGCGTTTACGTCGTCCCGGCTTTTGCCGGCCTCGGCGCGCCTTATTGGGACATGTATGCGAGAGGCGCCATGTTCGGCCTGACGCGCGGTACAAGCAAGGCGCATATCGTAAGAGCGACGCTGCATTCGCTGGCGTACCAGACCAAGGACGTGCTCGCCGCGATGGAAAGCGACTCCGGCCTCAAGCTAAGCTCGCTGCGCGTCGACGGCGGAGCGACCGCCAACAAGGTGCTGATGCAGTTTCAGGCCGATCTGCTGGGCGTTGAGGTCCGCCGGCCGGCGATCACGGAGACGACGGCGCTCGGTGCCGCTTATTTGGCCGGCATAGCGTCCGGCTTCTGGGAAAAGAGCGAGCTGGCGCAGCGGACGGAAAGCGACACGGTGTTCGCGCCGGATATGGACGAAGAGGCGCGGGCGAAGCTGTATAAGGGCTGGAAGAAGGCGGTCAAGCGGACGATGGAGTGGGCGAAGGAAGACGAGGAGTAGCTCTGGCAGACGCTGCAATGCCGGCGGTGCGGGAAGAGCGCGGCTCGCGTCCTTGAGCGCTTTTTCCGGCTGACGCCGGCCGCCGCAAGCAGCCGGTCGTACGGAACAGCGCGGGTTTAATTCGACAAGTGAATAGCTGAAGATCGGGATGGAGAAGGGGAGAAACCTCGGCATCGATCGCCGGCAGGCGCCGGCGTTCTTTGCCGAGGATTATTTTTTTGAACGCGAGGAAAGATTAACGTTTCGCGTACTTTCGCTATCAATTGAAGGGAAGAAACGGAAGGCGGCGTCAGCCGTTTCTTCTTATCGGATGTAATACGGGGAGGAGAAGTTTCATGGACAAACGGCCTTTTTCGGTCAAGGAGCGGGTGTCGCGTCTGGAAGAGATGGCCGCCGCGCCGCTTGATGTGCTCGTGATCGGCGGCGGTATAACAGGTGCGGGCATCGCGCTCGATGCGGCTTCGCGGGGGCTCCGCGTCGGGCTGCTGGAGAAGCAGGATTTCGGAGCGGGCACAAGCAGCCGGTCGACCAAGCTGATTCACGGCGGACTCCGTTATTTGAAGCAGGGAGAAATCAAGCTCGTTCAGGAGGTCGGGCGCGAGCGGACGATTTTGTACCGGAATGCGCCGCACATCGTCATACCCGAGCCGATGCTGCTGCCGCTCGTCAAGGGCGGTACTTACGGCCGGCTGGCCACCTCCTTCGGGCTGTGGCTTTACGACCGGCTGGCCGGCGTGACGAGAAAGGAGCGCCGGGTCATGCTGAGCCGGGGGAAAACGCTGCAGGCGGAGCCGCTGCTGCGCGGCGACATCTTGAAGGGCGGGGGGCTGTATATCGAATACCGGACCGACGACGCCCGGCTGACGATCGAAACGATGAAGACGGCCGATCAATACGGCGCACTG
This genomic window from Paenibacillus humicola contains:
- the glpK gene encoding glycerol kinase GlpK; translation: MEKNYILALDQGTTSSRAIVFDRAGGIVGTAQKEFTQIYPKAGWVEHDPMEIWGTQSGVAREVLETRGIRPQEIAAIGITNQRETTIIWDQTTGKPIHNAIVWQDRRTAGICDGLKAKGLEAYIRQTTGLVVDAYFAGTKVKWLLDHVDGAREKAERGELLFGTVDTWLIWNLTRGRVHATDYSNASRTMLYNINELCWDEQLLAELGVPASMLPEVRPSSGLYGVTDSQTFGGAEIPIAGAAGDQHAALFGQACFESGMAKNTYGTGCFMLMNTGDRPVESKSGLLTTIAWGVDGKVEYALEGSIFIAGAAIQWLRDGLRLFDSAADSEYYASKVDDTDGVYVVPAFAGLGAPYWDMYARGAMFGLTRGTSKAHIVRATLHSLAYQTKDVLAAMESDSGLKLSSLRVDGGATANKVLMQFQADLLGVEVRRPAITETTALGAAYLAGIASGFWEKSELAQRTESDTVFAPDMDEEARAKLYKGWKKAVKRTMEWAKEDEE